CGCCGCCCATTTTTCAAAGAATGGATAATGAGATTTAAGCTTACCGACTCTTTTCTAAAACTTAAAAACTAGAGAGGACGAGCTCCCATTGAATTTTGGACAGCCCAATAAATATTGGTTTTTGCTGTTTGCGGGCTTGAAGACGAATTTTTCCACAAAAAAGTTTATTAGTGAGCTGTGTAGTTTTACGTGTTTAGCTTCAATATATTGGAGACTTTTTAAAACTGGATGATCCAAAAGCGGAGGAATTTAAAAGTTTGAGGAAACCCGCACCACGTGTTCGCCTTTATCATCGAGTTGAAAGTGGAGATTGCGGGGGTTGAACCTTAATGGTTGAACTTTTAAAGGAAGATGTGAACACGCTTTTGAAGGCTTTCTTTAAAGAGAAGGGGCTGGTCCGCCAGCATTTAGACTCCTACAACGAGTTCATAGACCACGGCTTACAAGAAGTTGTAGATGAGGTTGGAGAAATCCCGATAGAGGTTCCGGAAAGCCCTTACACCGTTAAGCTTGGGCAAGTCTGGATAATTGACCCGCAGACTAGAATCAGCGGTCCATACGTGACAGAGGTTGACGGAACAAAACATGAAATCTACCCAATAGAGGCTAGGCTTCGCAATCTGACTTATGCGGCGCCAATAGCCCTTGAAATGACGCCGGTTGTAGACGGCAGAGAACAAGACACGGAACTCGTTTTTATTGGCAACATCCCAGTAATGCTCAAGTCTAAACTATGCTTCTTGTCGCAGCTCTCCCGTGAAGAACTAATAGCTGTTGGCGAAGACCCAGACGATCCGGGCGGCTACTTCATTGTTAACGGCTCTGAACGTGTCATTGTGGCTATGGAGGATCTGGCTCCAAACCGCATAATCGTTGACATAGACGAGAAGGGCGCCACACCAGTTTACCAAGCCAAGCTCTTCTCAACAACTGTTGGTTTCAGAGCGAGGATAGAGCTGAAAATGAAGTCTGACGGCGCTTTGTACGTCACAATGCCTGGAGTGCCAACAGAAGTCCCCTTCGTCATTGTTATGCGTGCCTTGGGACTTGAGTCTGACAAGGAGATTGCTGAAGCCGTTTCTTTAGATGAGGAGATTCAAAGCGAGCTGGAGCCATCTTTTGAAAAGGCTGTTGGCGTTGACACTGTTAGAGATGCAATATTATATATTGGAAACCGTGTAGCCCATGGGCAAGTTGAAGAATACCGCATTCAGAAGGCTGAAGCAGCCATAGACAAAAACTTCCTACCACATCTTGGAAGGACAAGCCAGAGCCGCCGCGAAAAAGCCATATTCTTGGGCGAGATGGCGTGCAGGGTCATAGAGCTAAAACTTGGAAGACGAAAGCCAGACGACAAAGACCACTTTAAAAACAAGCGTTTAAGGCTTGCAGGCCCGCTTCTGGCGGACCTGTTCCGCGTAGCCTTCAGAAACCTTGTGAGAGACATAAAATACCAGCTTGAAAGGATAGGGGTCAAAGGACCAATAATTACGGTTTCAGCTGCTGTCCGCCCAGGAATAATAACCGAGAGGCTTCAGCACGCACTTGCCACTGGAAACTGGGGAAGGGGACGTGTTGGCGTAACCCAACTCCTTGACAGAACAAATTATCTCTCAACCCTAAGCCACTTGCGTCGGCTTCAGTCACCGCTTAGCAGGAGTCAACCAAACTTTGAGGCGAGAGACTTGCACTCCACTCATTGGGGGCGCTTATGCCCAAATGAGACACCGGAAGGCTCAAACTGCGGCTTGGTTAAGAACCTTGCATTGTCAGCCTCAATATCAGTCGGGGTAAACCCGGAGAAGATTAAGCAAATACTGTTCAGCATGGGCGTCACACCAGTCTATGAGGCGAATGAGACGCTGAAACGTTATGGCGCAAAAGTCTTCGTGGATGGAACCATAGTTGGCTACTGTGCCACACCAGAAAAAGTTGTTCAAGAGTTTAGGCAACGCAGACGCATGGGTGAAATCTCAACAGAAGTTAACATTGCATACTTCTCTAAGGAGTATGGCGGTGAAAGGGAGGAAATATATGTCAACTGCGACGAGGGAAGGGTTAGAAGACCCCTAATAATAGTTGAAAACGGTGTTCCAAAGCTTCAGCCAGAACACATAGAAAAGATTGCCCGCGGTGACTGGTCTTGGGAAGACCTTGTCAAAAACGGCATAATAGAGTATTTAGATGCTGAGGAAGAGGAAAACGCCTATGTTGCCTTAAGCGCTGAAGAGATAACCCCCGAGCATACCCACTTGGAAATTGCAACCCACACAATCCTCGGGATTTGTGCTTCCACAATACCTTATGCGGAGCATAACCAGTCACCCCGTAACTCTTATCAGGCGGCTATGGCGAAGCAGGCGCTAGGAGTCTTCGCCACAAACTTCCCATTACGTGTTGACTCAAGGGCACACATACTGCACTATCCGCAGACACCATTAGTTGAGACAGCCCTAATGGAGGTTATGGGCTATAAGCTCCGCCCATCCGGGCAGAACTGTATAGTGGCGGTTCTATCCTATGAAGGCTACAACATGGAGGACGCCCTAATATTCAATAAAGCCTCAATTGAAAGGGGATTAGGGCGCTCCACATTTTACCGCATATATGAGGCGGAATGCCGCCAATATATGGGCGGATTGAAAGACAGATTCGTCATACCGGAGCCCGGAACAAGAGGCTTCAGAGGCGAACAATATTATAGACTTTTAGAGCCCGACGGCATTATAAGCCTAGAAGCCCAAGTTGCCGGCGGAGATGTTCTAATAGGAAGAACAAGCCCGCCAAGATTCCTTGAAGAATATAAGGAGTTTGAGGTTAAAGGTCCATCAATGCGGGACACTTCTGTGGACATGC
This sequence is a window from Candidatus Bathyarchaeia archaeon. Protein-coding genes within it:
- a CDS encoding DNA-directed RNA polymerase subunit B, yielding MVELLKEDVNTLLKAFFKEKGLVRQHLDSYNEFIDHGLQEVVDEVGEIPIEVPESPYTVKLGQVWIIDPQTRISGPYVTEVDGTKHEIYPIEARLRNLTYAAPIALEMTPVVDGREQDTELVFIGNIPVMLKSKLCFLSQLSREELIAVGEDPDDPGGYFIVNGSERVIVAMEDLAPNRIIVDIDEKGATPVYQAKLFSTTVGFRARIELKMKSDGALYVTMPGVPTEVPFVIVMRALGLESDKEIAEAVSLDEEIQSELEPSFEKAVGVDTVRDAILYIGNRVAHGQVEEYRIQKAEAAIDKNFLPHLGRTSQSRREKAIFLGEMACRVIELKLGRRKPDDKDHFKNKRLRLAGPLLADLFRVAFRNLVRDIKYQLERIGVKGPIITVSAAVRPGIITERLQHALATGNWGRGRVGVTQLLDRTNYLSTLSHLRRLQSPLSRSQPNFEARDLHSTHWGRLCPNETPEGSNCGLVKNLALSASISVGVNPEKIKQILFSMGVTPVYEANETLKRYGAKVFVDGTIVGYCATPEKVVQEFRQRRRMGEISTEVNIAYFSKEYGGEREEIYVNCDEGRVRRPLIIVENGVPKLQPEHIEKIARGDWSWEDLVKNGIIEYLDAEEEENAYVALSAEEITPEHTHLEIATHTILGICASTIPYAEHNQSPRNSYQAAMAKQALGVFATNFPLRVDSRAHILHYPQTPLVETALMEVMGYKLRPSGQNCIVAVLSYEGYNMEDALIFNKASIERGLGRSTFYRIYEAECRQYMGGLKDRFVIPEPGTRGFRGEQYYRLLEPDGIISLEAQVAGGDVLIGRTSPPRFLEEYKEFEVKGPSMRDTSVDMRPSETGIVDAVFVTESGEGSKLVKVRVRDQRIPELGDKFASRHGQKGVIGLIVPQEDMPFTEDGIVPDIIINPHAIPSRMTIGQFIESIAGKVAAMRGKPVDGTPFSNERAEDLRKALIKLGFSHTGKEVFYNGVTGEKFVADIFVGIVYYQKLHHMVADKIHARARGQVQMLTRQPTEGRARGGGLRFGEMERDCLIGHGAAMLLRDRLLEESDKYTLYVCENCGYIAYYDLKQRKYVCRICEDKAKISPVIVSYAFKLLLQELMSLCVAPKLKLKERA